In a single window of the uncultured Dysgonomonas sp. genome:
- a CDS encoding 1-acyl-sn-glycerol-3-phosphate acyltransferase produces the protein MSNKFDDIAPLYDHEVEQAIQDILVDPGFQHAVKYIIPNIDWDEFSAEMLRYKSKEQFQAEMIYPVVTMLGMKVATSIKGDKWETIDKSVQHLFLSNHRDIVLDAGLLNILRHKEGFKTTEIAIGDNLLIHPWIDKLVRLNKSFIVRRGLSIKERLTASKHLSEYIHHVISSKGESVWIAQREGRAKNSDDRTQDSLLKMLALYPEDKPFIESLKELNLIPLSISYEYDPCDYLKAKEFQQKRDDPDFKKSQRDDLLNMEIGILGQKGNVIFRFGNCINPELDKITEPDKRLQPELAAKIIDKEIHSNYEIFPCNYMAYDMFYKVSKFNDKYTSEQLESFKSYLDKQIQKIDLDYIDYDFVWDKMLEMYSNTLKNHLEAIQS, from the coding sequence ATGAGTAATAAATTTGACGACATAGCACCTCTATACGACCATGAGGTGGAACAAGCCATTCAGGATATACTGGTAGATCCGGGATTCCAGCACGCTGTAAAATATATAATACCGAATATAGACTGGGATGAATTTTCGGCCGAAATGCTGAGATATAAATCCAAAGAACAGTTTCAGGCAGAGATGATATACCCGGTGGTAACAATGCTGGGCATGAAAGTAGCAACCAGTATCAAAGGTGATAAATGGGAAACCATCGACAAATCGGTACAACACCTCTTTCTATCCAACCATAGGGATATTGTACTGGATGCCGGATTGTTGAATATACTCCGTCACAAGGAAGGATTCAAAACAACAGAAATCGCCATTGGCGACAATCTGCTTATCCATCCCTGGATAGATAAGCTGGTGAGACTCAATAAGAGCTTTATAGTAAGGCGCGGCCTTTCTATAAAAGAAAGACTCACCGCATCCAAGCACCTATCTGAATATATCCATCATGTAATATCATCGAAAGGTGAATCGGTATGGATCGCACAGCGTGAAGGCCGGGCTAAAAATTCAGATGACAGAACACAGGACAGCCTGTTGAAAATGTTGGCATTATATCCGGAAGATAAGCCGTTCATTGAAAGTCTGAAAGAACTGAATCTTATACCACTGTCTATTTCATATGAATATGACCCGTGTGATTATCTGAAAGCCAAAGAATTTCAACAAAAACGCGATGATCCTGACTTCAAAAAATCTCAACGAGACGATCTTCTGAATATGGAAATCGGCATACTGGGACAAAAAGGGAATGTAATATTCCGCTTCGGAAACTGTATCAATCCTGAACTGGATAAGATTACTGAGCCCGACAAACGTTTACAGCCCGAACTGGCTGCAAAAATCATTGATAAGGAGATACACTCCAACTATGAAATATTCCCATGTAATTACATGGCCTATGACATGTTTTACAAAGTAAGTAAGTTCAATGATAAGTATACATCCGAGCAGTTGGAAAGCTTTAAATCTTATCTGGATAAGCAAATACAGAAAATAGATCTCGATTATATCGACTATGACTTTGTGTGGGATAAGATGCTGGAAATGTATTCTAATACATTAAAAAATCACCTGGAAGCCATACAATCGTAA
- a CDS encoding metallophosphoesterase — MKQILPYILFLLFATSIFAGEPIRIGVITDTHYLSEKLMDDGYALQDYIQVSGKNIKDAPAVLDKVLDDYLHSDIQVLLVSGDMTKDGEKQSHLDFVNKLKPLQDKGVKVFVIPGNHDINMPNSVEFKGNKTLPVSNVTPKEFTDIYASCGYNNALLRDTASLSYVALLDAHTWLVAIDAARYKEYKTRSISGGKISSDTEKWLVEVLDEARLQNVTVIGMMHWGLTEHIVYQSMFFKDYLVDDWKRLANLFADKGMKAVFTGHFHSNDISAFTSDKGNTIYDIETGTLSGYPFSYRFIELSEKGMDIKTKNVTSLPDNPALAEEDKQRMQSLSNKLAVQKLKGMGYNLPDDVSKQFADVLSQIFVLHLYGDEKPDEKLKQSMLRLSKAMETPMDMEDLQIDFPPADNNVQIAF, encoded by the coding sequence ATGAAACAGATTTTACCGTATATATTATTTCTCCTTTTTGCGACTTCAATATTCGCCGGTGAACCGATAAGGATAGGTGTGATAACTGATACGCATTACCTTTCGGAAAAGCTGATGGATGATGGTTATGCATTACAGGATTATATACAGGTGAGCGGGAAAAATATAAAAGATGCCCCCGCAGTATTGGATAAAGTATTAGATGATTATCTGCATAGCGATATACAAGTATTGCTGGTAAGCGGTGATATGACAAAAGACGGCGAAAAACAGAGCCATCTTGATTTTGTAAATAAATTGAAACCCTTACAGGATAAGGGAGTAAAAGTATTCGTTATACCCGGCAACCACGATATAAATATGCCTAACTCTGTAGAGTTTAAAGGAAATAAGACGCTGCCTGTATCGAATGTTACTCCCAAAGAATTCACGGATATTTATGCTTCATGCGGATACAATAATGCTTTACTGAGAGATACGGCGTCGTTGAGCTATGTGGCTCTACTCGATGCTCATACCTGGCTTGTGGCCATAGATGCGGCAAGGTATAAAGAATATAAGACCCGGAGTATTTCGGGCGGAAAGATCTCTTCTGATACCGAAAAGTGGCTTGTTGAAGTTTTGGATGAAGCCAGGTTGCAGAATGTAACTGTAATAGGTATGATGCACTGGGGGCTAACAGAGCACATCGTATACCAGTCTATGTTCTTCAAAGATTATCTGGTAGATGACTGGAAGCGTCTTGCAAATCTTTTTGCCGATAAAGGTATGAAAGCCGTTTTTACCGGTCATTTCCATTCCAATGATATATCGGCCTTTACCTCTGATAAAGGAAATACGATTTATGATATTGAGACCGGGACATTATCCGGCTATCCCTTTTCTTATCGCTTTATAGAATTGAGTGAAAAAGGGATGGATATAAAAACAAAAAATGTAACTTCGTTACCGGATAATCCGGCATTGGCAGAAGAGGATAAACAGCGTATGCAGTCTTTATCTAATAAATTAGCTGTTCAAAAGCTGAAAGGGATGGGTTATAATTTACCCGATGATGTATCGAAGCAATTCGCAGACGTGTTGTCCCAGATATTTGTATTACATCTGTACGGAGATGAAAAGCCGGATGAGAAATTGAAACAATCGATGCTCAGATTATCCAAAGCAATGGAAACCCCGATGGATATGGAAGATTTGCAGATCGACTTTCCTCCTGCCGATAATAATGTACAGATCGCTTTTTGA
- a CDS encoding Lrp/AsnC ligand binding domain-containing protein → MQKIDKLDKKILEIISQNARIPFKDVALECGVSRAAIHQRVQRMIEMDVIVGSGYFVNPKVLGYNTCTYIGVKLERGSMYKTVIPELDKIPEIVESHFTTGPYTILIKLYARDNEHLMDLLNNKIQDIPGVVATETMISLSQGVKRQIPISKSE, encoded by the coding sequence ATGCAGAAAATTGACAAACTTGATAAGAAGATACTGGAGATTATATCTCAGAATGCGAGGATTCCATTCAAAGATGTTGCTCTTGAGTGTGGTGTCTCCCGTGCTGCCATTCATCAGCGTGTACAACGCATGATTGAGATGGATGTGATAGTAGGTTCCGGTTATTTTGTAAATCCAAAAGTATTGGGGTATAACACGTGTACATATATCGGGGTAAAACTGGAAAGAGGCTCCATGTATAAGACTGTGATTCCTGAACTGGACAAGATTCCTGAAATCGTTGAATCTCATTTTACCACAGGACCATACACTATCCTTATCAAATTGTATGCCCGCGATAACGAGCATCTGATGGATTTGTTGAATAATAAGATACAGGATATACCGGGTGTTGTAGCTACCGAGACTATGATTTCTCTTAGTCAGGGAGTTAAACGCCAGATACCAATATCTAAATCGGAATAA
- a CDS encoding ribonuclease HII gives MLQLSLYPDQIEAGCDEAGRGCLAGPVFAAAVILPKDFECEKLNDSKQLTEKERYNLRPLIEEKALAWAVGIVDHKEIDKINILNASFLAMQRAVASLKIRPQHLLIDGNRFKKYEDIPHTCVVKGDGKLLPIAAASILAKTYRDDYMEKLHGEYPLYDWDHNKGYPTKKHRLAIKAHGVTPYHRLTFNLTERQLKLEF, from the coding sequence ATGCTACAATTATCATTATATCCGGATCAGATAGAAGCCGGATGCGACGAAGCTGGGAGAGGATGTCTGGCTGGGCCTGTATTTGCTGCTGCTGTGATACTACCGAAGGATTTTGAATGTGAGAAACTAAACGATTCTAAGCAGCTGACCGAAAAAGAACGATATAACCTGCGTCCTCTTATCGAGGAGAAAGCTTTAGCCTGGGCTGTAGGAATTGTGGATCATAAGGAGATAGATAAGATAAATATACTGAATGCATCTTTTCTGGCTATGCAGCGGGCTGTAGCTTCATTGAAGATCAGGCCGCAGCATTTATTGATCGACGGCAACAGGTTTAAGAAATATGAGGATATACCCCATACATGTGTGGTGAAGGGGGATGGTAAGTTACTGCCTATTGCAGCAGCATCTATTCTTGCCAAGACATATAGGGACGATTATATGGAGAAACTGCATGGAGAGTATCCCTTGTATGACTGGGATCATAATAAGGGCTATCCTACGAAGAAGCATCGTCTTGCTATAAAGGCGCATGGGGTGACTCCCTATCACCGGCTTACATTTAATCTTACAGAAAGGCAGCTGAAACTTGAATTTTAA
- a CDS encoding FKBP-type peptidyl-prolyl cis-trans isomerase gives MDKISYALGLSIGNNFLSSGIKKVDFEAFLKGMQDVINEAPLAMSYDEAKEVMNDYFTKLQDERLEVNLKAGEEFLAINKNRPGVVTLPSGLQYEILKEGNGSKPKATDQVKCHYHGTLIDGTVFDSSVERGQPATFGVNQVIPGWVEALQLMPAGSKWKLFIPSNLAYGKAGAGQSIEPNSTLIFEVEILDIV, from the coding sequence ATGGATAAAATCAGTTACGCTCTGGGATTAAGTATTGGTAATAACTTCTTAAGTTCCGGTATCAAAAAAGTAGATTTTGAAGCTTTCTTGAAAGGGATGCAGGATGTAATAAACGAAGCTCCGCTTGCCATGTCATATGATGAGGCTAAGGAAGTAATGAACGATTATTTCACCAAACTGCAAGATGAAAGACTTGAAGTAAACCTAAAAGCCGGAGAAGAGTTTTTAGCAATCAACAAAAACAGACCGGGTGTTGTAACTCTGCCAAGTGGTCTTCAATACGAAATACTGAAAGAAGGAAACGGCTCTAAGCCGAAAGCTACAGACCAGGTAAAATGCCACTATCACGGAACTCTTATCGATGGCACTGTATTCGATAGTTCGGTAGAACGCGGACAACCTGCCACATTTGGTGTAAACCAAGTCATCCCGGGTTGGGTCGAAGCCCTTCAATTAATGCCTGCAGGCTCAAAATGGAAACTATTCATTCCTTCTAATCTTGCTTATGGAAAAGCGGGAGCAGGACAATCTATCGAACCTAACTCTACCCTGATATTTGAAGTAGAAATTTTAGATATTGTTTAA
- a CDS encoding FKBP-type peptidyl-prolyl cis-trans isomerase, whose amino-acid sequence MKKIQVVALGAFVAVGALFTSCGGSVSSDASLKTENDTISYAFGASLYDQGLSMHLQQLGVVSDTTGLTAFYKRQIEAEQDSFKKDSLQKVMKHKLDSTVKVNERNIAEFLKGLKESIDAPDSKSAYYAGISVGGQISKQMFPNLINQMYGPDSKEKINSSAFIAAMATAMKKGKFAVNDPASLFQVKMQEVQAKAQARQEEELKKQYTPQIEAGQKFLDENKAKEGVVTLPDGLQYKIVKEGTGAKPTATDVVKVHYHGTLLDGTVFDSSVDRKEPATFNVSAVIKGWTEVLQLMPVGSKWQVYIPYDLAYGAQDRGTIKPFSTLIFDIELLDIEKK is encoded by the coding sequence ATGAAAAAAATTCAAGTTGTTGCCCTTGGTGCTTTCGTAGCCGTAGGAGCGTTGTTTACATCTTGTGGAGGAAGCGTTTCGTCAGATGCTTCATTGAAAACCGAAAACGATACTATTTCTTATGCTTTTGGAGCAAGCCTGTATGACCAAGGGCTTTCTATGCACTTACAACAGCTAGGTGTAGTTAGCGATACTACCGGTCTTACTGCTTTTTACAAAAGACAAATTGAAGCAGAGCAAGATTCTTTCAAAAAAGATTCATTACAAAAAGTAATGAAACACAAGCTTGACTCTACTGTAAAAGTAAACGAAAGAAATATAGCAGAATTCCTGAAAGGGCTGAAAGAAAGCATCGATGCTCCTGATTCTAAATCTGCATATTATGCCGGTATTTCTGTCGGAGGACAAATTTCGAAACAAATGTTCCCTAATTTGATCAATCAAATGTACGGACCGGACTCGAAAGAAAAAATCAACTCCAGCGCTTTTATAGCAGCAATGGCTACTGCAATGAAAAAAGGTAAATTTGCCGTAAACGATCCGGCTTCTCTTTTCCAGGTAAAAATGCAGGAAGTACAAGCTAAAGCTCAGGCAAGACAAGAAGAAGAGTTGAAGAAACAATATACTCCTCAAATAGAAGCAGGTCAAAAGTTCCTTGATGAAAACAAAGCCAAAGAAGGCGTTGTGACTCTTCCTGACGGACTTCAATACAAAATAGTAAAAGAAGGTACAGGTGCAAAACCAACAGCTACCGATGTAGTGAAAGTACACTACCACGGTACCCTTCTTGATGGTACTGTATTCGACAGTTCTGTAGACAGAAAAGAACCAGCTACATTTAATGTAAGTGCCGTTATCAAAGGATGGACTGAAGTACTTCAATTGATGCCTGTAGGATCTAAATGGCAAGTTTATATCCCTTACGATCTGGCTTATGGCGCACAAGACAGAGGAACTATCAAACCTTTCTCTACTTTGATCTTCGATATCGAACTATTGGACATTGAAAAGAAATAA
- a CDS encoding RluA family pseudouridine synthase, with protein sequence MNDSFDNIEDLPEDELTEGQEDSGLYEHYRFVADKGQGMIRIDKYLAMHIVGVSRNRIQQAAEANCILVNDNPVKSNYKIKPLDVISVVMNRPPRELEIIPEDIPLDVVYEDDDLMVINKPPGLVVHPGFGNYQGTLVNAVAYLLKDTPEYDAKDPRLGIVHRIDKDTSGLIVVAKNAYAKAHLSAQFFNKTTKRQYVALVWGAIEEDEGRIEGNIGRDLKDRMLMTVFKDGEHGKSAVTHYKVLERLGYVTLVQCRLETGRTHQIRVHMKYIGHTLFNDERYGGNEVLKGTHFAKYKQFVQNCFNICPRQALHAQTLGFIQPRTGEELMFEAPIPDDMGQLLEKWRGYIANREI encoded by the coding sequence ATGAACGATTCTTTTGACAACATAGAAGACCTTCCGGAAGATGAATTAACCGAAGGACAGGAAGATTCGGGCCTATACGAACATTACCGGTTTGTAGCCGACAAGGGACAGGGTATGATACGCATCGACAAATATCTGGCAATGCATATCGTGGGTGTATCACGCAACAGAATCCAGCAAGCTGCAGAAGCAAATTGTATTCTGGTAAATGATAATCCTGTAAAATCAAACTATAAGATAAAACCGCTCGACGTTATATCCGTAGTGATGAACCGCCCCCCACGCGAACTGGAAATAATACCGGAAGATATCCCTCTGGATGTAGTTTATGAAGATGACGACCTGATGGTGATTAACAAACCTCCGGGGCTTGTTGTACATCCGGGATTCGGAAATTATCAGGGGACCCTGGTAAATGCTGTAGCGTACCTACTGAAAGACACTCCCGAATATGATGCCAAGGACCCACGTTTGGGGATTGTCCACCGCATCGACAAAGATACCTCAGGACTGATTGTAGTGGCAAAAAATGCTTATGCGAAAGCACATCTATCCGCTCAGTTTTTCAACAAAACCACAAAGCGCCAATATGTAGCGCTCGTCTGGGGTGCAATCGAAGAGGATGAAGGACGTATAGAAGGCAATATCGGCCGCGATCTGAAAGACCGTATGTTAATGACCGTTTTCAAAGACGGGGAACACGGTAAATCTGCGGTCACACATTACAAGGTACTTGAACGCCTTGGTTACGTAACATTGGTACAATGCCGCTTAGAAACAGGCCGTACACATCAGATACGTGTGCATATGAAATATATAGGACATACATTGTTCAACGACGAACGGTACGGAGGCAACGAGGTACTGAAAGGAACTCATTTTGCAAAATACAAGCAGTTCGTTCAGAATTGCTTCAACATATGTCCACGCCAGGCGCTACATGCGCAGACACTGGGCTTCATACAACCACGTACGGGCGAAGAACTTATGTTCGAAGCGCCTATACCGGATGATATGGGCCAACTGCTAGAGAAATGGCGGGGATATATAGCCAACAGGGAAATATAA
- a CDS encoding PASTA domain-containing protein codes for MEKKSFVSKFLTNIYVKNILLMIAAGFVLVIIVLFFLSIYTKHDESVVVPAVKGLQVEDAEGILKAANLQYEVVDSIFTTGGVPGAITEQTPKEQSKVKEGRTIFLTIQAKGIQMVAIPELKDYSRRQAEAQLNSLGFDKIIIEEVPSAYAGIVISVSYKGQTLSPNQKIPKGSTLRMTVGAGGEALEDSIPDADTNVDESFFQ; via the coding sequence ATGGAGAAAAAAAGCTTTGTTTCGAAATTTCTGACCAATATTTACGTTAAGAATATATTGTTGATGATTGCCGCCGGATTCGTCCTGGTAATTATCGTATTATTCTTTTTGAGCATATATACCAAACACGACGAATCCGTTGTTGTGCCTGCAGTAAAAGGCTTACAAGTAGAAGATGCAGAAGGAATACTCAAAGCTGCAAACCTTCAATATGAAGTTGTGGACTCTATTTTTACAACAGGAGGTGTTCCCGGAGCTATTACAGAACAAACACCCAAAGAGCAATCGAAAGTAAAAGAAGGACGTACCATTTTCCTTACCATTCAGGCTAAAGGCATTCAGATGGTGGCTATACCCGAACTAAAAGATTATTCGCGCCGTCAGGCTGAAGCCCAGCTAAATTCGCTCGGATTTGACAAGATCATAATAGAAGAGGTGCCGTCAGCATATGCCGGTATCGTTATCTCAGTTTCATATAAAGGACAAACACTGTCTCCAAATCAAAAAATACCGAAAGGTTCTACTCTGAGAATGACTGTGGGTGCGGGAGGAGAAGCTCTCGAAGACAGCATCCCCGATGCAGATACCAATGTAGATGAATCTTTCTTTCAATAA
- a CDS encoding endonuclease/exonuclease/phosphatase family protein, with protein MKKTISLSVFVFLCVSFIYAQDLVVGSYNIRYNNQGDAQKGNGWERRYPVITKLISFNDFDILGTQEVLHNQLEDLQRELPQYGYVGVGRDDGKTAGEYAPIFYKKDRFELLKSGHFWMAEQTDFPNKGWDAALPRICTWAEFKDRKKKKKIWFFNLHMDHVGVEARRHSAQLVLKKIEEMCGKDAVILTGDFNVDQTHESYKLLANSNILFDSYEKAGVRYALNGTFNAFKPNLMTNSRIDHIFVSGRFEVDRYGVLTDTYRVPIENSEELHVGDFPKEVFSTEAETRLPSDHYPVKVYLHYKK; from the coding sequence ATGAAAAAAACTATTTCTTTATCGGTTTTTGTATTCCTATGTGTGAGTTTTATCTATGCGCAGGATTTAGTAGTAGGCAGTTATAACATCCGTTACAATAATCAGGGTGATGCGCAGAAAGGCAACGGATGGGAGCGCCGTTATCCTGTAATCACAAAGTTGATCTCGTTCAACGATTTTGACATTCTGGGCACGCAGGAAGTGCTTCACAATCAACTGGAAGACCTGCAACGTGAATTACCTCAGTACGGATATGTAGGGGTTGGCCGTGACGATGGGAAAACCGCAGGAGAATATGCTCCTATATTTTACAAAAAGGACAGGTTTGAACTGCTGAAATCAGGGCATTTCTGGATGGCCGAACAAACAGACTTTCCGAATAAAGGCTGGGATGCAGCCCTGCCGCGCATCTGTACATGGGCCGAATTTAAAGATAGGAAAAAGAAGAAAAAAATTTGGTTCTTCAATCTGCACATGGACCATGTAGGTGTAGAAGCGCGCAGGCACAGCGCACAACTGGTACTGAAAAAGATAGAGGAAATGTGCGGTAAAGATGCTGTAATACTGACAGGCGACTTCAATGTAGACCAGACTCACGAAAGTTATAAACTATTGGCAAATTCGAATATCCTGTTCGATTCGTATGAGAAAGCCGGAGTTCGCTATGCACTGAATGGTACATTCAACGCATTCAAGCCTAACCTGATGACTAACAGCCGTATCGACCATATATTCGTAAGCGGCAGATTTGAAGTTGATCGCTATGGTGTACTCACTGATACATACCGTGTTCCGATAGAAAACAGCGAAGAACTGCATGTCGGGGATTTCCCGAAAGAAGTGTTCTCAACTGAAGCAGAAACCCGTTTGCCATCAGACCATTATCCGGTGAAAGTTTATTTACACTATAAAAAATAA
- a CDS encoding WG repeat-containing protein, with translation MIKRLIISLLIFIPLVSFSQNVNNSDKLIPFPDSRTGKVGYGNAKLGVVVKPQFTSGGYDINGYYVVSKGKALEPDEKFAVIDRAGNYYINFKEGYEFIALGNEENKDLIMVKKKGKYGYIDYNKVVVIPLIYDNLGDFHAGLAYAEQGGKYGFINKKGEAAIDFAYEGAGDFRTLKSGEYYARVETNDKYGCINLKGEFIIPCEYDFIETSQVNTIAATKGDEIYHFDINGKLEKKEKAQNNIK, from the coding sequence ATGATTAAAAGATTGATTATTTCTCTACTCATTTTTATTCCTTTGGTATCTTTTTCCCAAAATGTAAATAATTCCGATAAATTAATACCTTTTCCTGATAGCCGGACAGGTAAGGTCGGATATGGAAATGCCAAACTGGGTGTTGTTGTAAAACCTCAGTTTACATCAGGAGGTTATGATATAAACGGTTATTATGTGGTTTCGAAAGGGAAGGCTTTGGAGCCCGATGAAAAGTTTGCAGTGATAGACCGAGCAGGGAATTACTATATCAATTTTAAAGAAGGATATGAATTTATTGCTCTTGGCAACGAAGAGAATAAAGATCTCATAATGGTAAAGAAAAAAGGTAAATATGGTTATATCGACTATAATAAAGTAGTTGTTATACCTTTGATTTATGATAATCTGGGCGATTTTCATGCAGGGTTGGCCTATGCCGAGCAGGGAGGAAAATATGGATTCATTAATAAAAAAGGAGAAGCAGCCATTGACTTCGCATATGAAGGTGCTGGTGATTTCAGGACGTTGAAGTCCGGTGAATATTATGCACGGGTGGAGACAAATGATAAATATGGCTGTATAAATCTAAAAGGGGAGTTTATCATCCCTTGCGAATACGACTTTATAGAAACAAGCCAGGTAAATACGATTGCTGCGACGAAGGGCGACGAAATATATCATTTCGATATAAACGGCAAACTGGAGAAGAAAGAAAAAGCGCAGAACAATATAAAATAA
- a CDS encoding D-alanine--D-alanine ligase yields the protein MKRNIAIVWGGYSSEIVVSEKSMSGVYSFLDKEKYNIHKVRIVRESWTVEADGVTYAVDKNDFSYTCPEKGGKIKFDFAFIIIHGTPGEDGRLQGYFDMLNIPYSTCGMMASSLTMNKFVCNNFLKNFGIRVADSLYLNKDTSCSIDDIAAKLGFPMFVKPNTGGSSFATTKVKSIEQLQKAIDIAFGETPEVIIESFISGQEVTCGCYKIKGKEVVFPITEVVTPNEFFNYEAKYEGQVEEITPARIPDEMTNEIQRLTRNIYDMVGAKGIIRVDFIISDNMPYLLEVNTVPGMTQTSFIPQQVAAAGLNITDVLTEIIENEFNAN from the coding sequence ATGAAACGAAACATCGCCATAGTATGGGGAGGATATTCTTCCGAAATAGTAGTATCGGAAAAAAGTATGTCCGGCGTTTATTCCTTTTTGGATAAAGAAAAATACAATATTCACAAAGTTAGAATAGTTAGGGAAAGCTGGACTGTCGAAGCAGACGGTGTGACATATGCTGTCGATAAAAACGATTTTAGCTATACATGTCCGGAAAAGGGCGGGAAAATAAAATTTGACTTTGCGTTCATTATTATACATGGTACACCAGGCGAAGATGGCCGCTTGCAAGGCTACTTCGATATGCTCAACATCCCCTACTCTACCTGCGGCATGATGGCTTCTTCTTTGACCATGAACAAATTTGTCTGCAATAATTTTCTTAAAAACTTTGGGATAAGAGTCGCAGATTCGTTATATTTGAATAAAGATACAAGTTGCAGCATAGATGACATTGCTGCAAAGCTGGGATTTCCTATGTTTGTAAAACCAAACACAGGAGGTTCGAGTTTTGCTACAACGAAAGTAAAATCGATAGAACAACTGCAAAAAGCTATAGACATTGCGTTCGGCGAAACACCCGAAGTAATTATCGAGAGCTTTATCAGTGGACAAGAAGTCACCTGCGGCTGTTATAAAATAAAGGGTAAAGAAGTGGTCTTTCCTATTACGGAAGTAGTCACTCCGAATGAATTCTTTAACTATGAAGCTAAATATGAGGGCCAGGTAGAGGAAATTACCCCTGCCCGCATACCGGATGAAATGACAAATGAGATACAGCGATTAACTCGCAACATATATGATATGGTAGGAGCCAAAGGTATTATCAGAGTAGATTTTATCATCTCCGACAATATGCCGTACTTACTGGAAGTAAATACCGTTCCCGGCATGACACAGACCAGTTTTATTCCTCAGCAGGTAGCTGCAGCAGGATTAAATATAACTGATGTGCTGACAGAAATTATAGAAAACGAATTTAACGCGAATTGA